In Rhodamnia argentea isolate NSW1041297 chromosome 5, ASM2092103v1, whole genome shotgun sequence, the DNA window CCACGGCCCCcgcggcgacgacgacgacaacccTAGGAGGAGTGGTTCGCAGGAGCTACAGCTTGATACCCATGGTGATCGAGCACTCCTCGCGGGGCGAGCGAGCCTACGACATCTTCTCCCGCCTCCTCAAGGAGCGCATCGTCTGCATCAACGGCCCCATCTCCGACGACACGGCCCACGTCGTCGTCGCCCAGCTCCTCTTCCTCGAGTCCGAGAACCCTTCCAAGCCCATCCACATGTACCTCAACTCCCCCGGCGGCGCCGTCACCGCAGGtcaccctcttcttcttcttcttcttcttcttcttttcccatttGCTTCAAGCTGCTTGATCTCCGATTGGCGAATCCGCTGAAGTCTGCGGGCGAAGAGGGACCGTCAGGATTAGCCTGATTCGTTTCTCGTGTCGTAGTTACTCGTTGCTTTGTTTGTAGCGTGATGGGTTTTGCAATAAGTAAGAACTGACTCTATATCGTGCCGGCAAGTGAATCCTTGCGGATACTAAGTAGGTTTAACTTGATGCGGAGTGATGGTAGAATCAGCGAGTTAACGATGGACTGGCGAATGCATTTGGCACTTGGGTGCTGCTGTTTGATCTGTAGGCAGTAATGGGAACAATCTTTTTTCTATGGAGTAATCAGTAGAATGATCTTTCTGGATGCTCCCGTGAATTGGAAGAAGAGGTTGACATGAGGAGAAGCAAAAGTAATTAGCCATACTTGTATTGTTGGACCataaaaaagaaggcaaaaCCTTAAGTTCTATCAATTAATTGGTTAAAAGAAAAGACTTTATTAGTTAAGTGATCCGTAACTGCAATTCCTGGCTTCTCTCTCGGTGAATCAGTCTGTATTCAACTTCACTGATCAGAGCCCTTAGATTTTGTCCTTGGTGTCTGCAGTTGATAGTCTTGTGAGCAGCCCTTGTTATCAACATAGCTACTATTGGTGCACTTTTGGCGAAAGACTTGCGTCTTTCCAGTGTTCAACTTTTTGATGGAAATAATACCGAATATGTTGAACCAATGTAAGTCAAGAGGTGAGCCGAGTCtcagaaaaatagttttccgTGGGGTCATCTTGGCTTTCAAGTTACTGTTCTATTGAATTTTTTCCTCCCAGACTTAGTAGATCACATGTCTGTACGTAGGTTAGCTTCGTGTTGTTGCTTTAAACAGATATCCGTTTTCTTTGAGAATCTTTTTTCCTGTAAAAGTGCATTTTGTATTAGGATATTAGATTTATTTTTCCAGTTGGATTGGATATAtcatgagaaagagaaagacgAGGGGCATATCTTGGATGTGGCTAAGGTGGACAGGACAAGAAAAAGGGAAGCTATATGAAAGGATTGGACCATATTCGGTCGTGCGTTGCTGTTGCCAGATTATAGACAATATACACAACCTGATACTGAATATCCAACCAACCACTTATTCTGTTATTCTTCAAAAACAGTGGCTACTTTGTACTTTACTCTCTTTGATTCAGGATTCTAACGGCCAAATGTAACGTGAACAATGAGCCCCTTTCTTCTGTCACAAGGTTCAAGACACAATTGTCATACATGCTTTCAGAAAATATTCATTCAAGctagattttttttaacttaagtACTGTACAACTGATCTGTCTGACCTCGTAGGAATGTGGGCTTCTTTAAGTTTCTCTATGTGTAAGCAATCTGTTCTAACTTGCATTCACCGAGTCCGTTCAGATAATAAATAAAGTTTGCTTGGAGTGAAGTTGCTTGGAGTGTAACAGTCTAGATGTTTACACATGTATTTGTATGTGTATGGAACAGCATGTCATGTGCAATGTATGGCTGTGTGCTAAATTTTAGAGCAATTAGCGGGGCAGAATGCTAATACTTGTAAATCAACTTGGGAAGCTTGGTTTCTGCGAAACATTTCAATTCCCGTTCTGGATAAATATTTGAATTGTTGATTAGCAGCTTTGTTGCAGGTCTTGCAATTTATGATACCATGCAGTATATCAAGTCTCCTATCAATACAATTTGTTTGGGTCAAGCTGCATCCATGGCATCTCTCCTCCTAGCTGCCGGTGCCAAGGGCGAGAGACGGGCTCTGCCAAATGCGACTGTTATGATTCATCAGCCTTCTGGTGGCTATAGTGGCCAGGCTAAGGATATGACGATTCACACTAAACAAATAATTCGGATTTGGGACTCGCTAAATGCGCTGTATGCTAAACATACTGGACAATCAATAGATATTATTCAGAAGAATATGGACAGAGATTATTTTATGACCCCAGAAGAGGCAAAGGAGTTCGGGATCATTGACGAAGTTATTGATCAGAGACCAATTGCTTTGGTGACTGATGCTGTTGGCCATGAAGGCAAAGACAAAGATAAAGTCTCAAGCTAGGATCTTGCTttaagttgattcactttttGAACGGTTTTGTTATGTTCACAGTAGAATACTTGTTTTTACTCTAGATGAAATGATATGGTTTTGTTTCTGAGATCTATAGACGGTGAGCCGGTCAATTGATGCATGAACACGATCTTTCTCCGTATGTGAAACATCTTTTCCGCCATCTTCCTTGAAGAGAATCTCATAGCTTGAAATGCTTTCTTGGCAGCTGTTTCACTTCAAAACAGTCATGATTGGAATTGAAAGGTACAGGAATTGGATCGTAGCAGTGTGGGATTTCAAGCAGTATATGGCTATTCCATGCTTTATATCATGTTCTTTTTCGAATACGTCCTTCTGAAGTGTAATATGCTCAATATTGACAAAACAGTACGCATACTAGAACATGAAACCAAAGGTTGGTTTACGAAACAGGAAGATAAAATTGATGACTGGTGTTCTGGTGTTTATCGATTGATTGGACGTGGTTTGTTCAAATTACAATTCTAGTACTTATAGCTACTAATGACTGTTAACAACAGTCGCAAAGAAATCCAATTGGTTTGCTCACATTACAATTCTAGTACTCATAACTATTAATGACGGTTAACGTTTACAAAGAAAACATATTATGGCCTTATCACTTGCCTCACGTCGATGGTTACTTTCGTAATCTCCATAGAACGAGTGGTATTgagatttcttaaaaaaactTCTTTACTCTATGGTTTTTTGGTTTACGTCAAAACTTCAGGAAAATGGCGGGAGAGTCGAAGTTCATCCTCCGTAACTCTAccattcatgttgaagttttatGAAACCCCGATGTCGCATTTCAGCTGTACAAAAGCATGATCAGGAGTGGGCGCCGTCCAAATAGTGAAACTCTTACGATGGTGATGTGTACTTTTGTTAAGTGCATTGATCTCGATGGAGCGGTCCAGATCCTCACGGAAATGGTCGATAGGTTGATGCTTCCCGATCCAAATAGGTTGTCCGAGATTTGCCATCGCCATTGTGGGAAAGATCAGTTGGCAATGAAACTGTGCAGTGAGTTGGAAGCAAGGACTCGACTCCCGTAGGTTTTGGTAAAATCTGTAGGACTGAGTGATGGAAACTTGATAACAGCAGATGAAGTTGCGAAGATTCTTTTGACTTGCTCTTGAAATGTACGTACTTTCATTTCTTTGTTCTTGTTGACAGCGGGTAAATCAGTCTTCCAGTTTACAAACAAATGATGAgtgtcttttttcattttggggGGCCAGAGAAAACTGAAGCCCCTCCGCCATGGAAGCTCAGTAGGCAACATACTCTCTTCGTGTTGCACTCACTGCTTCCACCGAGACCCCATCCCTTCTGCAGTCTCCTATTGAAATTTAATTAGATAATCAGACCCCGCTCATCGGGTTTTATCCACAGCTCTCAAGCTTAAGCAAATCTGAACGGACGAGTCTAAGAAGAAATTGTGCATTTTTTATCTGgcatttagtttttatttttgggccaATTAGTGTTGTTGGCAACCTCAAAATTTAAACCAAAGAAAGAGTGAGCACCAAGAGCATCAACTGGTGAACTGAATGGCAAAAGAATAACTTACATGGACGACAATGGGAGAATAAAGTCCCAAGCATCCCCCGACAGAAATTTTGAATCCTCTGACTTGTATACTACCTCATTCTCCCCAAAATTGATAGAATTACATGCCTTCTTCAATCTGAGTAGCCGGTGAGGACAACAATTTGAAGACATTTCCCAGCCACATATGACACTGCCTTATGCTACAGGTAATTgtggattaaattagcaaaagaaGAATGTGCAGCATAGCGCTGACATCGCGGAATTTAACTGATCGATTAGCCATTGACTAAATTACCGAAAGAAGGTAAACACTTATATGAGtatcattcttcttcaacaGCTTCGGCGGCGGATATCTCGGAATCTAACCGATCCATTAGCTGTTCGCTTACATGCTTAGCCACAGATATCATATCGAGGATGACACTTGGATCCAAACCTGCACCTCCCCGCTTGGTAAGACCGCATATTAACCCTTTCCTGTTGATGGAAACAGAAACAGCAGAGCTCGTCTCTGATTCCTCCTCCGAAGTCGCATCTACAATATAATGCCTGCCCACCTggacaaggaaaaaaatgataattcaaTGGCGACATTAAACAATTCTGGAAGTGGGCAAAGACTGGAATTTCTATACCTTTGTTAATGTAACAATAACAGGAACTCCAGATGTGTCAAATTGTAAGAATTCTTCGTCACTGATTTCAAGTTCTGGTTGATCCTCACCGGATGCTTCCGCTGCGACATGAACTCTGGGGATGCCTGTGTTGCTCAGAGCAGCCTCCACTCCAGAACGAACAATGGAAGGGATGTCAGAAGAAGTTTTAAGAGCATACTAACAAAGGACCTTGTGATCAGGACACAATTAATTACGATGTTGAAGGTACCGAATATATCGAGCACAAAACCATTTTAAGGATATGTTTGAGATAATAGAATTCTCAAGAAAGGTATACCTTGATGGCAGCACTAAGAGCATCTAGGAGATTCCCATCTGAACTGACAACAAGACCATCGATATACAGATCCCAACAGACTTTTCCTTCCACAACGATCAGAGATGACAAATCAATTCCAGCACCTGTGAAATAAACAATCACGCCTTCTGAATTAAGTTAGGCACTAGTACGTATTTGATAACCtgtggccaaaagaaaaagagaagactATTTTGACAAAGAAAATGCAGAGGGAGAATGTATAGAGGATATCTAGCATTTTAAACAACGTACGGAAAATTCCAAACCTGCTCCACTTTTCCCACCCAAAAGACATCGCTGGAGAGTAACTGACACTTCTGTTGACAACTCCTCGGCCCCTCTACCCTGCATAAAATTGCACCATAGTGTTAAATTGATGAAACTAACAGACGTAAAAAACAATATGGTGAAGGACAGTGAAACATCCAATTTGCAACTGATTGTATATATAGGAAAGATTTAGGTTCTGTTGATTTTGCTCAAGGGGGTACAAGTAGAGAATTTCCAGAAAGTAAATCAGAGACCAGATGCCATCTAGAACATTGAGCCACTCTATAATAAGTTACTAACCGAGTCAAACTTCAGTTTGAAGGCAATCAGCTATCAGTCAATTTAAAAGTGGCGTGAGTATCTATTCTCTAGCTGTGTAGTGGAAGCAAACTGTAGCAGACATAGCGCAATCTATACGAACAAGGTTTTAGAATGTCAGTATTTTTTAGGTTTCTATTTATCTTGCTCAAGgggagaaaatttaaaatatcaagAAGCTAAATCAGATATCAGATGCCGAGCATGAAACAACCCCGTACTAACTGAGTCAAGGTTCAGTTTGAGGGCAGCAATCAGCCAGCTATCAGTTATTTAAAACCGATATACCTATCTATCCTCTAATTGTGAACCGGAAGCATACTGTACCAAACATGGTGCAGCTTACACAACAAAATTTCAAAGTGTCAGTATTTGGCTTCAAACCAACCCTTTCAATCTCAAACAGTAACAATCCACATATACTGCTAATTCCAAGTCAGGGACattcaaaagaaatgaaggGGAGAAAACTGAGAACTAGCAGATCCATGCAAACAAAAATTACTAGAATAGTTATGTTGGGAAGCAGCAGAATTAAAAGTATAGGACCTCAAACATTGGAGCGGCAGTTGGGCTGCAATCAACATATATGGAAACCTTCCCTTTGTTGGGTTGTACTGGACTTGGTCTTCCAATTTCGGCCTGCACTGGAAAATATTAGGAGGGAATAATAAGAACCACACAATTAACCACAAACACCAGGATCCATCCGCAGATTGAGTAGAAACAGACAGAAAACTCTACAACACCAAACTGCCAAGTcctacaaaaaggaaaaggaaaaatcatgctTTAGACTACCTTCACACTGGCGATGACATCAGTTCCACCCATTCTAACTCTGGCCGAGCCATTGGCCTGTCACatgtgcaaaagaaaatttaccTTGGTCAAATCTCACCACATAAACTATCAAGCATGGCATTTTTATGTACCGCCAGCAATTATAAAGTACCTGTGGAATAATGCCGGTTTCGACATATATGGGTCGGTAAGTTAGTCGTTTACGGCCATCAGAGCGAAGGTCTTGTGCAATGCCTCCTTGTATGAATAGCTTTTCTCCAAGAGATAACCCATTCATCCTGCATAAGAGAAGAAAACTCCGATTATTGTCTTAATACTAAAGCACAAGAAGCAACACATACGATGGTCAAAGAAAACAAGTTTTGCCTGCTTCCAAATACTCAAACCATAACCACTAGTTCTAAGGTAAAGATTGCATTCAAAACTGTGCAACATGCAACAGCTGTCAATATCAGGAGCTGCAGCAGTTATAATTGTTGCCAAGGACATAATCTTTTTATCCATCCAAACAAGTCCATCAGTTtccatgaagaagaaaatgtcgCAGCAATTGattcaaatatatgaaaaagtCCACAGAAGGTATCGGCatcaccaaaagaagaaaagagttaAAACCAAGCGCATCACAATCAACCTTGATGCCAATGAATCTATCCCACCTCAACATTGCTGTGAATGCCTCTTATTTTATGCAATCTTCTGTATAGTCAGATGCCTGTACATTTCCCTTAAAAGAAATCAATCCAGATTGGCGACTCTTGACCAATCCTAAATGAAGGGTTCAAAATATGTTGTTCTTTTGGCGATTCTGTGTTTTCACTAATCAATATTCCAGCATGTTTAAGCATGAACTTATGACAGCGCTTTACTATGCCTCTAAGGAAAATATTAAATGGACTGGCTCATCAAACTCTTTTTTGTTGACCTTGTCTCTTTCATAAACAAGCGTTCGAACTGCACAGGCAAGGCTCAAAGGGCGCTTAACCTAACCAATGTCAGTATGGTCTAGAGGAAGACTGAGCAATCACAGATCATTAACTGCTCTGAAAATGAAGATCAGGTTCCTGTGAGCAGAACTTCATTAATATGTGAGACAAACCCTGTCAACTTTTTTCTATTGAAAGCTTGAGTGAGGAGAGAATATGACCGAACAGGTAGGTCATTGACACAGATGTGACCGGCTAGACATCAATTACGAATATATATGTACCTTAAAGTTTCCATCTGCCACGCAaagtccgaaaaaaaaaaaaaaaacaacgacaAGCTTCAATCCGAACAAAGCTTGCAGCAACAGCACATGGATCATTTAAATCAAAAGTCTGATTCGGACAGAAATAGCAGAAAACAATGGCATCTTTCTGCATGGAGGATTTTGTTGGAAATGGAGCTCCAAAAGAGCTGCTAGCCAAGTTAACCGAAGAAGGTCGGGACAATCTTGAAGCTCATGAACTCAGAGGACATGGATGCAGTTCCCATGACACAACATAAAAAAGTTGGTTATGATTTTTCAGATGTCTGATTAAGTGTCTATAGCCCTTTATGATTCCTAGCTATTCCCCAAGGACACTCTTCTCTCGTGGTCGATAGACAAGCAACTTCCAAAAAGATCATGCCAACGCGTTTCTCTAAGCAATGACCGGTTTCACATAGGTTCTATGCGCTCTCACAACTAccaaaaatttgatggaaaagttcGGGCTTCTGTGGTTTCCAACCTAATGCAAAACCAATTACTGAACTGGAGTGCATAGTCAAAAGCGACCATGTCCATCACGTACTGACCTTGATTTCGATAGCGAGTCGGCGAGCTAGCCGCGGACCCGGCAGAGATTGGCGGCGACTCGGAATCGGCGAACTGAAGAAGAAACGAGCGAGGCGGAGCTGGGTTGTTGCGGGCTGGGTGGGGCAGGAGCGAGCGGAAGCAGAGACCGCAAAAggtccgacggcggcggcggcggcgaggttACGGCTCGGCGAGCGAGAGGactgaatattttctcgagAAACAAAGAGGGAGGCCGCGGTCAGAAAGAGAACATATTTTGTTTAGTCCCTGGATTTTTCGTAAAGTTTCGAATAGATCCGTCATCTTTTGATTTTGCCCTATTGAATCCTCAAATTAGAGAGggccaaaatgaaccgtgggcccggaaccggcccgttgaccgggcccacggttccataattgtcggaaccggcccggaaccgccggttccgggccggtttaaaaaaacaaaaaaaaaagggaggaggcccggaaaaaaataaccattgggcctaagaaccggcggttccgaaccggaaccggctcttcaagggccggttccggttccacctttttcaggaatcggaaccgccggttcctgaaccggaaccggccatctctatcttaaattataaaaaaaatcttgttcTAATTGGTCCTTCCACTGAAATATATACGAGAAATGCACATGTGATTGTTAAATGCCGCCGTATTACCTTTTATTGCATCTCACGTCGCTATTACAATACAAACTTattttaagaagaaaaatagaaaagcggAACAGCATCCTAACAGAGTGAGAACCATGACGCCAGACAATTCGGACAGAGTCAGATTACCTCCGAGATCAAGTAGGACTACATGAACAATCtaaccaaacatgtttctcaaACAGCTGAACGGAATGCTAAGTGCTACAACTCGCTCATTCGGAGTAATTGTAAGTTTCTAGGGTACAACATTTTCACGTCCGTACTCCAAGGGGAACTTCAGGTAAGTTAATAGTTAGTTCCCTAAATAGGTGGGCTCTCTCGTTCACGATTGTCCAGGGAACTTCATGTCAATCACGGCATCTTCTCCAACCTCCTTGACCATTCCTCTCGAATACGCGCGGTTGCCTCTTCGGGAAAGTCTCGCTCCAGTGTGGGTGTTTGATTATGTAATCGAACTGCCTGATCAATATAAAATGACATAAGCAATCAGTTTTTTTTGCAAGAACTAAGTAATGTGCAAGTACACCCTTTGAATTCTGGGTAAATTGCAAGAATTGTATATGCCGCACATTGAGAATAACAGCAAGCAATCACCTACGACAATCAAATCCCTCCAATGTGGAAGCAACTAGCAAAATATCATTACTTTGAATATTTTCCCTGACAGTGGGAGTGGATCTTTTGCTAAAGAAAAAAGCTAATCAGCAGAATACCCTTCTAAGTCTGGTAGCAGAGAGTTCAGCAACTATTGCCGAGATAAAACTCaaaatctttattttgaacCTACCTCCTTAAATTATCAACAAAATCTGGTCCTTCAGCATGAGGTGAAGTCGAACAATTGAGAAGTAATTGGGAGTCAGAAAGGTGCTGCAGTGTCGAAGCAATGTGCAACTGACGGCGAGACCTACATAGTGTCAGCAACATACAGAAAAGCGTAACTGAACCTTGAATAATTTGAGAAGCAGAAAAGGACAATGTCTGCGTATTATGTATATTGGCAATGCATAATGACTACATATTTGCCAGCAATGTTCTTACCAATAGCAAGGTGCAATTATAAATTTATCGTCTTGAGTATGATAGGTTTCCAGCAACCCGCCTGTCCAAGTGGGGTCATCACTGTGTGCAGTTATACGAATTCGCCGGACCACTTCATCAGGACATCTGGAAGTTCTATCGAAACAGGCTGGCAATACAGACCCATTGGATGTCTCTACCTGACAAACGCTCAATGAACAAGAGTTTACATCAAAGTGTCGGCAGATGAAATGCAAATAATAAAACATTTGATGCGCAGCCCATTACAATACCATGTCAGTTAGTTATTGGAACTCAGAAAATTGACAGGTAGAGAAACTTTAACTGCTGAAGTTCAGAAAAATGCGCTAACATCATGACCTTCCAGAGACAGTCAAGAAATTAATAGAATAGCTTTCTTCATTACAAGTTTGCTTGGATTACATTACCTAGGTTCTGTAATGAGAAGCTAGTGTTGGACTCGAAATAGCCCATCTTGTCAATAGATGTAGTACATCTCTCAGGCAGTAATGCAGGCTAGACTACTGCTATTTATCATGAGAGAATATTTTCTCACTTTAATTTACTCCCATATTAAcagaaaattgtccacatttCCATTACTCTACTTTTATGTTTCATCATGATGTTAAATATCATTTAAAACAAGGGACCAACGCAACAAAGCACATCTGAAACAGACACTAACCAGGAATCCAGTAATAATAGGGTAAGCATGTCCATCAGCATCCCTTCTGGTATTGTGGCCTAGCACAAAGAATGTCTGGATATGAAATTTTTCCCGTCTCCTCCACAATGTTTCGATCAATTTGATACACAGTGGTAGGGAATAACCATCCATTTTTCCATGGATTTCTGCATCACTACGGTTGGTTCTCTGCATACAAAGTCCCACAATTAATACACCAACTCATTTATTTGCCTTTGAGTGGATAGTACATCCGCTGACAATCACTAAGAAGGGAATCTCAGGTCAGACTTTAAGAGAAGCATCCTCAAAACCGCCAATAAGATGAACCTGCATTTCAGCATTTAACAAGATTTTGCATAAGAACGTGAAAATAATCAAACATTAAACCTCACAGCtttgctttttttaattaaagataCAAAACCAGTACATCCATCTCATCCTGCAAGTTGGGATCAGAAGTTTGTGACAACATCTGAGCAAGACCCATTTCCACAACAGCTGGAGAATCCAAATGGGCAATCGAAATCCTGAGATTCAATGGGGAAAAAATTTAGCATGCAGATTTAAGGATTTATGTCAAATGCAACAGGTTTATCATTTCCAAGCCTCTCTTAATTCTGTCGCATTTGCTTCGTACTTCCCATTTGACCGATTCCGAATGACAAGCCCCACGCATGTAGTTGCTTCATCAGTCCCGGCAACCTGTCATGTAGGATGGAAAACGGTCATTAGTAGTTTCACGAGCATAAACAAGTACTCCAAAAATAAGCAAGCATTCCAATTAGTCTGACTGATGAAAGGGGAATAACCATACATCCACAAAAGCAGGGTCAACAGTTGCATATTCACTTTGGAATACATAAACACATTTAGGCTGTGTACTGCTCCCCAAACCAGACTCCTCTGAAATGGAAAACCCCCTCTCTGGGGTACTTTTGAATAAATGAGAGGCAGATAATAAAGATGGGTGGTCCATTAAAGCAGCTAAGATTTCCACAACCTGTTGACaagtaagaaagaagaagccGTCACTAGAGAGATAGATATGCAGCGAATGAAACAAGCTTAAACTGCAAAATAGATGACATGAAGATTTTTCAACCAGCAAGTTTCTTTGCCTAATTCTCGATACCCACAGCAATTCAATTCAATCAGTTACATGCTAATAGTAGTGAAAAGCACAAGTGGGACGCCCATATTATGTAATTCCAAGTTCAAACAAATGGTATGATTCTGTCAATTCAAGCTGGGAACTTCGTTTCCTTACTCAGTCTTCTGTTAGGGAATGAAGTTTTCACTAGTTTGGGCTGCTTTTCAATCAAGTGTCTGCTTGCAAGATTATGTCAAAGACCATAGCTAATCCTATGAGAACAGTGCACTGCTGGATGGATTCTTTTTCCATCTCAAGATGTTTATCATCTGGAAGAAGTATAGTGGAAGAACAACAAATAAAGCAAAAGGATTTAGACTCAAGGTGGGTGCTCAAATCATGGGCCGCGTTGAATGGACCATACCAATAACTATATTGCACACCTAAGGTCCAAACAACCTTTCCAGAGCCGATCTTCCAATGCATGTCTTCCACAAATAAATCAGATCAAAGGACTCCCTCAAAGCCATAGGTCGTAAGTTATCATTGTTTACTTAAAATTCGCAGCCAATCTCCTTGGCAATTGGTTTCGCAGCTGAACACGAAAGAAGATTCGTGAGTTTCTCATCTTACGTTTGCTAACGGCCAACTGCCATTTCAGAGTTCAAGAACAAGAGCTGCCCGAACACGGCAGCGCTTAAAACACTCAACTTTATCATTCTTCACATTCTTCTCTGTCAATCGCTATTCGATCACATTACCGCTATATTCTCGAAGAAGAACCGAGACAGCTCCTAAACAAGTCGCGATCGCATATGCGGAGTCGAGGTCAAAAGCTTCACAAGCATAAAAAGGCGAACGACTCCTCCAGTCACTGCCATCGTCATGTATTATTTGTAATCATTCATCTACTCCAATTGTTGACCGAACCCGCGAAATCAGAGAAGAATCGCCCTCTATCGCTACCATATTCAAGCACGTGAGAGGTACCAGTGACTTCACTAGTTTTTGGACGAAGTTGGGGCCTCGTTCGACGACGGGGATCGGAGGCAGCCAACACGGAGGGGGGTTACAGAAGAGAAGTACCTGAGACGGCGAAGACGAATCGGATTCGGCAAGGATC includes these proteins:
- the LOC115753548 gene encoding ATP-dependent Clp protease proteolytic subunit 2, mitochondrial is translated as MAMLKRGLISTSKLLSAARVPTAPAATTTTTLGGVVRRSYSLIPMVIEHSSRGERAYDIFSRLLKERIVCINGPISDDTAHVVVAQLLFLESENPSKPIHMYLNSPGGAVTAGLAIYDTMQYIKSPINTICLGQAASMASLLLAAGAKGERRALPNATVMIHQPSGGYSGQAKDMTIHTKQIIRIWDSLNALYAKHTGQSIDIIQKNMDRDYFMTPEEAKEFGIIDEVIDQRPIALVTDAVGHEGKDKDKVSS
- the LOC115755174 gene encoding exosome complex component RRP42-like isoform X1 — its product is MNGLSLGEKLFIQGGIAQDLRSDGRKRLTYRPIYVETGIIPQANGSARVRMGGTDVIASVKAEIGRPSPVQPNKGKVSIYVDCSPTAAPMFEGRGAEELSTEVSVTLQRCLLGGKSGAGAGIDLSSLIVVEGKVCWDLYIDGLVVSSDGNLLDALSAAIKAALSNTGIPRVHVAAEASGEDQPELEISDEEFLQFDTSGVPVIVTLTKVGRHYIVDATSEEESETSSAVSVSINRKGLICGLTKRGGAGLDPSVILDMISVAKHVSEQLMDRLDSEISASTITCSIRQCHMWLGNVFKLLSSPATQIEEGM
- the LOC115755174 gene encoding exosome complex component RRP42-like isoform X2 produces the protein MNGLSLGEKLFIQGGIAQDLRSDGRKRLTYRPIYVETGIIPQANGSARVRMGGTDVIASVKAEIGRPSPVQPNKGKVSIYVDCSPTAAPMFEGRGAEELSTEVSVTLQRCLLGGKSGAGAGIDLSSLIVVEGKVCWDLYIDGLVVSSDGNLLDALSAAIKAALSNTGIPRVHVAAEASGEDQPELEISDEEFLQFDTSGVPVIVTLTKVGRHYIVDATSEEESETSSAVSVSINRKGLICGLTKRGGAGLDPSVILDMISVAKHVSEQLMDRLDSEISAAEAVEEE
- the LOC115752993 gene encoding protein N-terminal asparagine amidohydrolase isoform X1, whose protein sequence is MILVDGVPILAESDSSSPSQVVEILAALMDHPSLLSASHLFKSTPERGFSISEESGLGSSTQPKCVYVFQSEYATVDPAFVDVAGTDEATTCVGLVIRNRSNGKISIAHLDSPAVVEMGLAQMLSQTSDPNLQDEMDVHLIGGFEDASLKRTNRSDAEIHGKMDGYSLPLCIKLIETLWRRREKFHIQTFFVLGHNTRRDADGHAYPIITGFLVETSNGSVLPACFDRTSRCPDEVVRRIRITAHSDDPTWTGGLLETYHTQDDKFIIAPCYWSRRQLHIASTLQHLSDSQLLLNCSTSPHAEGPDFVDNLRRQFDYIIKHPHWSETFPKRQPRVFERNGQGGWRRCRD
- the LOC115752993 gene encoding protein N-terminal asparagine amidohydrolase isoform X2, whose amino-acid sequence is MDHPSLLSASHLFKSTPERGFSISEESGLGSSTQPKCVYVFQSEYATVDPAFVDVAGTDEATTCVGLVIRNRSNGKISIAHLDSPAVVEMGLAQMLSQTSDPNLQDEMDVHLIGGFEDASLKRTNRSDAEIHGKMDGYSLPLCIKLIETLWRRREKFHIQTFFVLGHNTRRDADGHAYPIITGFLVETSNGSVLPACFDRTSRCPDEVVRRIRITAHSDDPTWTGGLLETYHTQDDKFIIAPCYWSRRQLHIASTLQHLSDSQLLLNCSTSPHAEGPDFVDNLRRQFDYIIKHPHWSETFPKRQPRVFERNGQGGWRRCRD
- the LOC115752993 gene encoding protein N-terminal asparagine amidohydrolase isoform X3, with product MILVDGVPILAESDSSSPSQVVEILAALMDHPSLLSASHLFKSTPERGFSISEESGLGSSTQPKCVYVFQSEYATVDPAFVDVAGTDEATTCVGLVIRNRSNGKISIAHLDSPAVVEMGLAQMLSQTSDPNLQDEMDVHLIGGFEDASLKRTNRSDAEIHGKMDGYSLPLCIKLIETLWRRREKFHIQTFFVLGHNTRRDADGHAYPIITGFLVETSNGSVLPACFDRTSRCPDEVVRRIRITAHSDDPTWTGLAVSCTLLRHCSTFLTPNYFSIVRLHLMLKDQILLII